One Gordonia sp. SID5947 genomic region harbors:
- the kstD gene encoding 3-oxosteroid 1-dehydrogenase has product MAGATDPAEQNTTAPKAEGETYDVVVVGAGAAGLSAAITAAASGLKTVIIEKSPYWGGSTSRSGGGVWIPNNSVLKRDGVDDTTEKAREYVHAIIGEHAPAERIDAYIDRGPEALDFLMKNAPLDLEWVKNYSDYYPEAPGGRLGGRSVEPRPFDARKLGDDLKTLHPQYTKAPLNMVVLQSDYRWLNTGLRHWRGPLRMAKVGSRFFWARSRGKKLIAMGAALAAELLLGVRQLGVPLRLNTGLTDLLTDDGRVVGVIAESEGTQFPIHARHGVILACGGFENNAEMRQKYQREPIGSDWTTGAPSNTGDGINAGLKAGASVSLMDDAWWGPTIPLPRGPWFALSERSVPGTFIVNERGERFMNESLPYVEAVHQMYGGDYGNGEGPGENVPSWLIFDQTCRNRYMFAGISARQPLPKKWLESGVVVKADTIAELAEKTGLPADALTATTERFNGFARSGVDADFGRGKSGYDHYYGDITNKPNPSLGALTKAPFYAVKMVPGDLGTKGGIDTDASGRALRADGSVIDGLYAAGNTSAPVMGHTYAGPGATIGPALVFGYLAALDAAAKAQTAAPSTSTTGV; this is encoded by the coding sequence ATGGCCGGCGCGACCGATCCTGCAGAACAGAACACCACAGCACCGAAGGCAGAGGGCGAGACCTACGACGTCGTCGTCGTCGGTGCCGGGGCGGCCGGCCTGAGCGCGGCCATCACCGCCGCCGCGAGCGGCCTGAAGACCGTGATCATCGAGAAGTCCCCGTACTGGGGCGGATCGACATCACGCTCCGGCGGAGGTGTCTGGATCCCGAACAACTCGGTGCTGAAGCGGGACGGTGTCGACGACACCACCGAGAAGGCCCGCGAGTACGTGCACGCGATCATCGGTGAACACGCGCCTGCTGAGCGCATCGACGCATACATCGACCGCGGCCCCGAGGCGCTGGACTTTCTGATGAAGAATGCCCCGCTCGACCTCGAATGGGTGAAGAACTACTCCGACTACTACCCCGAGGCGCCCGGTGGCCGTCTCGGCGGCCGATCCGTCGAGCCGCGCCCGTTCGATGCCCGCAAACTGGGCGACGACCTCAAGACCCTGCACCCGCAATACACCAAGGCCCCGCTGAACATGGTGGTGTTGCAGTCGGACTACCGCTGGCTCAACACCGGCCTACGGCACTGGCGCGGACCGCTGCGGATGGCCAAGGTGGGCAGCAGGTTCTTCTGGGCCCGTTCGCGCGGGAAGAAGCTCATCGCGATGGGCGCCGCTCTCGCGGCCGAACTCCTGCTGGGCGTTCGACAGCTGGGCGTACCGCTGCGTCTCAACACCGGCCTCACCGATCTGCTCACCGACGACGGCCGGGTCGTCGGGGTGATCGCCGAGTCCGAGGGCACCCAGTTCCCGATCCATGCCCGTCACGGGGTGATCCTGGCCTGCGGCGGCTTCGAGAACAATGCCGAGATGCGGCAGAAGTACCAGCGTGAGCCGATCGGCAGCGACTGGACCACCGGCGCCCCGTCGAACACCGGTGACGGCATCAACGCCGGCCTCAAGGCGGGCGCGTCGGTCTCGCTCATGGACGATGCCTGGTGGGGCCCCACGATCCCGCTGCCGCGCGGACCCTGGTTCGCGCTGTCGGAGCGCTCGGTGCCGGGCACCTTCATCGTCAACGAGCGCGGCGAGCGGTTCATGAACGAGTCGCTGCCCTATGTGGAGGCAGTGCACCAGATGTACGGCGGCGACTACGGCAATGGCGAGGGACCGGGCGAGAACGTGCCGTCCTGGCTGATCTTCGACCAGACGTGCCGCAACCGCTACATGTTCGCGGGAATCAGTGCACGCCAGCCGCTTCCGAAGAAGTGGCTGGAGTCAGGAGTGGTGGTCAAGGCCGACACCATCGCCGAACTCGCGGAGAAGACAGGCTTGCCCGCCGACGCTCTGACGGCCACCACCGAACGGTTCAACGGTTTCGCACGCTCGGGCGTGGACGCCGATTTCGGCCGCGGCAAGAGCGGCTACGACCACTACTACGGCGACATCACCAACAAACCCAATCCGAGCCTCGGCGCGCTGACGAAGGCGCCTTTCTATGCGGTCAAGATGGTCCCGGGCGATCTCGGCACCAAGGGTGGCATCGACACCGACGCGTCGGGCCGGGCGCTACGCGCCGACGGTTCGGTCATCGACGGCCTGTACGCAGCGGGCAACACCAGCGCGCCCGTGATGGGTCACACCTACGCCGGTCCGGGCGCGACCATCGGCCCCGCGCTGGTCTTCGGATACCTCGCCGCCCTCGATGCGGCGGCGAAGGCCCAGACCGCAGCCCCGTCCACGAGCACCACAGGAGTCTGA
- a CDS encoding alpha/beta fold hydrolase, with amino-acid sequence MTLMGPASAVEMSAHEIATARGVLRYHEAGEGPDLLLLHGSGPGVTGLRNFRGNLPFFAAHFRCLVVEFPGFGVSDDFGGHPMITALSAVEEFVDALDLPNVAVIGNSMGGGVALSYAAAHPDKVRKLVTIGGIGKNLFSPGPSEGIRLLQEFTDDPNRERLVRWLHSMVYDPDLITDELVEERWAQATEPGTLESARRMYGSTAFAAMIAAMENSDSPAPWATMHKVTAPTLLTWGRDDRVSPLDMALLPMRTIPNAELHVFPRCGHWAMIEQKSAFESAVSAFLRREDHGDTRR; translated from the coding sequence CGCGAGGTGTACTCCGATACCACGAGGCCGGCGAGGGGCCGGACCTACTCCTTCTACACGGGTCCGGGCCAGGCGTCACCGGCCTACGCAATTTCCGCGGCAACCTGCCGTTTTTCGCCGCGCATTTCCGTTGTCTCGTCGTGGAATTCCCAGGTTTCGGAGTCAGTGACGACTTCGGCGGGCATCCGATGATCACCGCGCTCTCCGCGGTAGAGGAGTTCGTGGACGCGCTGGACCTGCCGAACGTCGCCGTCATCGGGAACTCGATGGGCGGAGGCGTCGCGCTCAGTTACGCGGCCGCTCATCCGGACAAGGTCCGGAAGCTGGTGACGATCGGCGGCATCGGCAAGAATCTCTTCAGCCCCGGACCGAGCGAGGGCATCCGGCTCCTGCAGGAGTTCACCGATGATCCCAACCGGGAGCGGCTCGTGCGCTGGCTGCACTCGATGGTCTACGACCCCGACTTGATCACCGACGAGCTCGTCGAAGAACGGTGGGCACAGGCCACCGAGCCCGGGACCCTCGAGAGTGCTCGACGCATGTACGGGTCCACCGCATTCGCCGCGATGATCGCCGCGATGGAGAACTCCGACTCCCCTGCGCCCTGGGCGACCATGCACAAGGTCACCGCGCCGACCCTGCTGACCTGGGGCCGCGACGACCGGGTGAGCCCGTTGGACATGGCGCTCCTCCCGATGCGGACGATCCCGAACGCCGAGCTGCACGTGTTTCCGCGGTGCGGACACTGGGCGATGATCGAGCAGAAGTCAGCGTTCGAGAGTGCGGTGTCGGCATTCCTCCGACGAGAGGACCATGGCGACACCCGTCGATGA
- a CDS encoding DUF222 domain-containing protein — MTSNTSSNTLNGMRTSGELMTTVNTVIDSLRDLHFDDISDLTKPSAFDTMSALIVMRNLLEHRMVTVTGHLDRLGVAEDHGRKMTELLIVMGLAPAFAARLQRVAASSSSLPTLHAHAIDGAISGEHVDAIVKGVAHAASRSAEPIDDATRLTLVTDLLGQFFSGATPTQIAKRARTLGNQQADDTGGIPAAEDRDLNALSKSIDTDGRLQVRADLDVEVGEKFHAAIEELAKPRPEPDGSPDARSTERRQADALETLLDIAARGTDCASAPRTQTLITVPAQRPAQAELEFMGSITEATLHTLTCDGTITTMIVDGEKVPLDISREKRLFPRPIRRALHERDKCCIKCGAPASRAHAHHLHHWADGGETCLENGCLLCPSCHADVHHNGWDVVMGLDKHPWLIPPAAVDPKRQPIPAHNRRTLNLDNLPSAA; from the coding sequence TTGACTTCGAACACCAGTTCGAATACATTGAATGGCATGAGAACTTCGGGGGAACTCATGACCACGGTCAATACCGTCATCGATTCACTGCGCGACCTGCACTTCGACGACATTTCGGATCTGACGAAGCCATCGGCGTTCGACACCATGAGTGCGCTGATCGTAATGCGAAACCTGCTCGAACACCGCATGGTAACCGTGACCGGCCACCTCGACCGCCTCGGGGTCGCCGAAGACCACGGCCGCAAGATGACCGAACTACTAATCGTCATGGGACTCGCCCCCGCCTTCGCCGCCCGGCTACAACGCGTCGCCGCGTCGTCGTCATCGTTGCCGACACTGCATGCGCATGCCATCGACGGGGCGATCTCCGGCGAACACGTCGACGCCATAGTCAAAGGGGTTGCCCACGCTGCTTCGCGATCTGCGGAACCGATCGACGACGCGACGCGTCTGACTCTTGTGACAGATCTTCTCGGCCAGTTCTTCTCCGGCGCCACACCGACCCAGATCGCCAAACGTGCTCGTACTCTCGGTAATCAGCAGGCCGACGACACCGGCGGGATCCCTGCGGCCGAAGACCGTGATCTGAATGCGCTCTCGAAATCCATCGATACCGATGGTCGCCTGCAAGTCCGCGCCGACCTCGACGTCGAGGTCGGTGAAAAGTTCCATGCCGCCATCGAAGAACTCGCAAAACCCCGGCCGGAACCCGACGGGTCACCGGACGCGCGGTCGACCGAACGCCGCCAGGCCGATGCACTGGAGACGCTGCTCGACATCGCCGCCCGCGGCACCGACTGCGCATCAGCACCCCGGACCCAAACACTGATCACCGTGCCGGCGCAGAGACCCGCGCAGGCGGAGCTGGAGTTCATGGGCTCGATCACCGAAGCCACGCTGCATACCCTCACCTGCGACGGCACCATCACCACCATGATCGTGGACGGGGAGAAGGTGCCCCTCGATATCAGCCGGGAGAAACGACTCTTCCCGCGGCCGATACGGAGAGCCCTGCATGAGCGCGACAAGTGCTGCATCAAATGCGGTGCACCGGCATCCCGTGCGCATGCACACCATCTGCATCACTGGGCCGACGGTGGTGAAACCTGTCTGGAAAACGGCTGCTTACTCTGCCCGTCCTGCCACGCCGACGTCCACCACAACGGCTGGGACGTGGTGATGGGACTCGACAAACACCCCTGGTTGATACCACCGGCCGCCGTGGACCCCAAACGGCAACCGATACCGGCTCACAACCGACGCACTCTGAATCTCGACAACCTGCCTTCGGCTGCGTGA
- a CDS encoding mycofactocin-coupled SDR family oxidoreductase, whose protein sequence is MNRMRDQVVLVTGAAKGMGRSHCVRLAEEGASVIAVDLDDSADDLAGTVHEVDWVGGRCVPAHADIRDFESLAAAVRGGIGEFGRLDAVVANAGVYPEARPSWEIDDDDWRRVIDVNLTGAWHTVKATVPLMNSGGSVVIIGSTNGLKGMAGTAHYCASKHGVVGLTQTLANELGPSGIRVNAVHPGSVGTSMILNERVFAKLRPDLDAPAEDDAAVALASRNLLGVPWVSPVDVSNAVLFLLSSEARFVTGTSVVVDAGLVAKVS, encoded by the coding sequence ATGAATCGCATGCGTGATCAGGTCGTCCTGGTCACCGGGGCGGCCAAGGGTATGGGCAGAAGCCACTGCGTACGGCTCGCCGAGGAGGGGGCGAGCGTCATCGCGGTCGACCTCGACGACTCGGCCGACGATCTGGCCGGCACGGTACACGAGGTCGACTGGGTGGGCGGGCGATGCGTTCCCGCCCACGCCGACATCCGTGACTTCGAGAGCCTCGCCGCCGCTGTACGCGGTGGTATCGGTGAGTTCGGTCGACTCGACGCCGTGGTCGCCAACGCGGGTGTCTACCCGGAAGCGCGGCCCTCGTGGGAGATCGATGATGACGACTGGCGACGGGTCATCGACGTCAATCTGACCGGTGCGTGGCACACGGTGAAAGCAACGGTGCCACTGATGAACTCGGGTGGGTCGGTGGTGATCATCGGATCGACCAACGGGCTCAAGGGGATGGCGGGAACCGCGCATTACTGTGCGAGCAAGCATGGGGTGGTTGGGCTGACACAGACCCTGGCGAACGAACTGGGCCCGAGTGGAATCCGGGTGAATGCTGTCCATCCGGGATCGGTGGGAACATCGATGATCCTCAACGAACGGGTTTTCGCGAAGCTGCGTCCCGACCTCGACGCACCTGCCGAGGACGACGCGGCGGTCGCGCTCGCCTCCCGCAATCTCTTGGGCGTCCCGTGGGTCAGCCCGGTCGACGTCAGCAACGCGGTGCTCTTCCTGCTGTCCTCGGAGGCGCGCTTTGTGACCGGCACCAGCGTCGTGGTCGACGCCGGCCTCGTGGCGAAGGTCTCGTGA
- a CDS encoding MaoC/PaaZ C-terminal domain-containing protein, whose amino-acid sequence MPIDPSVAVGADLGEVSFEWSASDVALYHLAVGAAADPMDAAGLAYVDDVAPKVLPSFATVAASFHATEAPKVSFPGVDIDLAKVVHGSQQITAHRPIPAAGKATTRTKIVEVQDKGAAAVIIQESVAVDDTGEPLWTARSSIFAKGEGGFGGERGTSTKVAYPDRAADHRISVSTLPQQALLYRLCGDRNPLHSDPDFAAAAGFPRPILHGLCTYGTVCRAITDAVFGGDVTAVGDYSASFAGVVFPGETLDVNVWDEGEQLLVTATVADRDGAPALGNVVLTVAR is encoded by the coding sequence GTGCCCATCGACCCATCTGTTGCCGTCGGCGCCGACCTCGGCGAGGTCTCCTTCGAATGGTCGGCGTCCGACGTCGCGCTCTATCACCTCGCCGTCGGCGCCGCAGCCGACCCGATGGACGCCGCCGGACTCGCGTACGTCGACGACGTGGCGCCCAAGGTGTTGCCGTCGTTCGCGACGGTTGCCGCATCCTTCCACGCGACCGAGGCCCCCAAGGTGTCGTTCCCGGGCGTCGACATCGACCTGGCGAAGGTGGTGCACGGGAGCCAGCAGATCACGGCGCACCGGCCGATCCCCGCGGCCGGGAAGGCCACGACCCGGACGAAGATCGTGGAGGTCCAGGACAAGGGCGCCGCTGCCGTGATCATCCAGGAGTCCGTTGCCGTGGACGACACGGGCGAACCGCTGTGGACGGCGCGTTCGTCGATATTCGCGAAAGGCGAAGGCGGGTTCGGCGGAGAACGCGGGACGTCGACCAAGGTCGCCTACCCGGATCGCGCGGCCGATCACCGGATCTCGGTATCGACGCTGCCGCAACAGGCACTGCTCTACCGCCTGTGCGGAGACCGTAACCCGCTGCATTCGGACCCCGACTTCGCTGCGGCAGCGGGTTTTCCGCGACCCATCCTGCACGGACTGTGCACCTACGGCACGGTGTGCCGCGCAATCACCGACGCAGTCTTCGGTGGCGACGTCACCGCGGTCGGCGACTACTCGGCGTCGTTCGCCGGAGTGGTGTTTCCCGGCGAGACGCTGGACGTGAACGTCTGGGACGAAGGCGAGCAGCTTCTCGTCACGGCGACCGTCGCCGACCGTGACGGCGCGCCGGCACTGGGGAACGTGGTCCTCACCGTCGCGCGCTGA
- a CDS encoding FAD-dependent oxidoreductase — MSTSASTVRPLAASDVDAFTYETDVLVVGFGCAGAAAALAAEAAGAETVLLERQSGGGGSAALSGGEIYLGGGTAIQQACGFADTAEEMTKFLLAALGPDADAEKIRQYCENSVEHYEWLVAQGVPFKPSLWDSPTWVPPTDDGLMWMGENAHPFCDLATPAPRGHRVTSDGFGGKVLMAVLGDAIASSAVAVHTDTSVRRLIVEGDHVVGVTAGHFGETVTYRARRGVVITTGGFADNTEMVAHHAPQLVGLGVNSDGGDDGRGIRMAQAAGAAIRHMSAGQVGISLIPGMMVRGMIVDELGRRFINEDVYPGLVGQAALFEHGLRVWVILDEQGYDEVPENERWGVAPHFVAETVAELEHEIGMPEGALQNTVAEYNRYAGAGIDPYFHKSARWLRPLRAPFAAIDVRRGIAPPEYGAAGGGGAEVFTLGGVCTTVDGMVLDLDGEAIPGLFAAGRATSGLHSWGYISGTSLGDGTFFGRRAGTAAAERR, encoded by the coding sequence ATGTCAACCTCAGCCAGCACCGTCCGTCCGCTCGCTGCATCCGACGTCGATGCATTCACCTATGAGACGGATGTGCTGGTGGTCGGATTCGGCTGCGCCGGTGCGGCGGCCGCCCTCGCGGCAGAGGCCGCCGGCGCCGAGACCGTCCTCCTCGAGCGGCAGAGCGGTGGCGGCGGATCGGCAGCCCTGTCCGGCGGAGAGATCTACCTCGGCGGCGGCACCGCGATCCAGCAGGCATGCGGATTCGCGGACACGGCTGAGGAAATGACGAAATTCCTGCTCGCCGCGCTCGGACCGGACGCCGACGCAGAGAAGATCAGGCAATACTGCGAGAACAGCGTCGAGCACTACGAATGGCTGGTGGCACAAGGTGTTCCGTTCAAGCCATCGCTGTGGGACTCTCCGACCTGGGTGCCGCCGACCGACGACGGTCTGATGTGGATGGGCGAGAACGCTCACCCCTTCTGCGACCTGGCGACGCCGGCGCCACGCGGGCACCGGGTGACGTCGGACGGCTTCGGCGGAAAGGTTCTGATGGCGGTTCTCGGCGACGCGATCGCGTCGTCGGCAGTCGCGGTCCACACCGATACCTCGGTCCGACGACTCATCGTCGAGGGTGACCACGTCGTCGGTGTGACCGCAGGACACTTCGGCGAGACCGTCACCTACCGAGCGCGTCGCGGCGTCGTCATCACGACCGGTGGCTTCGCCGACAACACCGAGATGGTCGCGCACCATGCGCCGCAGCTGGTGGGTCTGGGAGTCAACAGTGACGGCGGCGACGACGGCCGCGGGATCCGGATGGCACAAGCCGCCGGAGCCGCGATCCGACACATGTCGGCCGGACAGGTCGGCATCTCTCTGATCCCCGGGATGATGGTCCGCGGGATGATCGTGGACGAGCTGGGCAGGCGTTTCATCAACGAGGACGTCTATCCCGGCCTCGTCGGCCAAGCCGCGCTGTTCGAACACGGACTCCGGGTCTGGGTGATCCTCGACGAACAAGGATATGACGAGGTCCCGGAGAACGAGAGGTGGGGTGTGGCACCGCATTTTGTCGCCGAGACCGTCGCGGAACTCGAACACGAGATCGGTATGCCAGAGGGCGCGCTACAGAACACAGTGGCCGAATACAACCGGTATGCAGGTGCAGGCATCGATCCCTACTTCCACAAGTCCGCCCGGTGGTTGCGCCCATTGCGGGCTCCGTTTGCCGCCATCGACGTCCGCAGGGGCATCGCCCCACCGGAATACGGTGCGGCAGGTGGCGGCGGAGCAGAGGTCTTCACCCTCGGGGGCGTGTGCACCACGGTCGACGGCATGGTTCTGGATCTCGACGGAGAGGCGATACCAGGGCTCTTCGCGGCCGGGCGCGCGACGTCGGGTCTGCACTCCTGGGGCTACATCAGCGGCACCTCACTGGGCGACGGCACCTTCTTCGGTCGACGGGCCGGCACCGCTGCCGCCGAAAGGCGTTGA
- a CDS encoding histidine phosphatase family protein — MAAFFAVVIAALTMVGLVAAPVQAAPTAREMTLTFVRHGESEGNASGKIDTTTPGPDLTDLGRKQARQVAELLSDQRFDGVYASRMVRTQQTARPTALRHRLPIVVKPGFHEILAGDYEGQPESDARDTYFAAPSKWLRGDLAARIPGAENGYEFKKRVDDSLASVVAAGKKNPVIFAHGGMIMVWSMMTASNGADYAQKLQTDPLRNVGRVVMKGNPTKGWRIVEWIGNPQLPDVADCGAGALPLDLGSLAPC; from the coding sequence ATGGCGGCCTTCTTCGCCGTCGTCATTGCCGCTTTGACCATGGTCGGCCTCGTCGCCGCACCCGTTCAGGCCGCACCCACGGCCCGGGAGATGACCCTCACGTTCGTGCGGCACGGCGAATCCGAAGGCAACGCGTCGGGAAAGATCGATACGACCACACCGGGGCCCGATCTCACCGACCTGGGGCGCAAGCAGGCGCGGCAGGTGGCAGAACTGCTATCCGACCAGAGATTCGACGGCGTCTACGCCTCTCGGATGGTCCGCACCCAGCAGACCGCGCGGCCGACGGCCTTGCGCCATCGCCTCCCGATCGTCGTGAAGCCCGGTTTCCACGAGATCCTGGCGGGCGACTACGAGGGCCAGCCCGAATCCGACGCCCGGGACACATACTTCGCCGCGCCGTCGAAGTGGTTGCGCGGCGACCTCGCGGCCCGGATCCCGGGTGCGGAGAACGGCTACGAGTTCAAGAAGCGCGTCGACGATTCACTCGCCTCGGTGGTCGCCGCAGGCAAGAAGAACCCGGTCATCTTCGCCCACGGGGGAATGATCATGGTCTGGTCGATGATGACTGCGTCCAACGGCGCCGACTATGCACAGAAGCTCCAGACCGACCCGCTGCGCAACGTCGGTCGCGTCGTCATGAAAGGCAACCCGACGAAGGGATGGCGGATCGTCGAGTGGATCGGCAATCCCCAACTGCCGGATGTGGCCGACTGCGGGGCCGGTGCGCTCCCCCTCGACCTCGGGTCGCTCGCCCCCTGCTGA
- a CDS encoding MFS transporter, giving the protein MPVQPTPSEGSSVTRGAATSDDQRVWTPRLVLGLASIVLLLEVLAISYLMISTALPFIVTHYQTTQGAWLLTAFLLTGAVTAPVIGRLSDMFGKRRLLLGCVALAAAGCLLSAIAPSYGVMIAGRALAGFLVPCLFLGYSLIRDVFPPKAVALAVSIATTGMGLVAVPAPFLTGWLIDDFGFRSIFWFLFAVVVAIGFAILVTVDESPLRVRTTVDLVGAVLLGAGLAGVLIGVSFGPSWGWTASSTLTYLLGGAALLVAWLVSARTVAAPLVDLDVLRRRPVYLTTISAGVAYGISGLFAVLLPMMVMVPGMLGLGYGWGLSAEDFALFQLPMVIAIVTGGLLVGVLVSRGIAPRLLMLAGLSLMALGMLVVAFNHSEKSTIILGAVVLGLGQGMSYAAVPNLVIEAVSPTMQASTASIVAVSQSIFPAVLSVVAFTVLNNSHVAMVAEGATFYDSDGFELAFVIGAIVSVVGALTALAMPRRARDEIAETTGLLGAA; this is encoded by the coding sequence ATGCCTGTACAACCCACTCCGAGCGAGGGCTCGAGCGTCACGCGTGGCGCGGCGACATCCGACGACCAGCGGGTCTGGACGCCCCGGCTCGTGCTCGGTCTCGCGTCCATCGTGCTGTTGCTGGAGGTTCTGGCAATCAGCTATCTGATGATCTCGACGGCACTACCGTTCATCGTCACCCACTATCAGACAACGCAGGGGGCCTGGCTGCTCACCGCGTTCCTGCTCACCGGCGCCGTCACCGCGCCTGTCATCGGTCGGCTCTCGGACATGTTCGGTAAGCGCCGCCTCTTGCTGGGCTGTGTCGCGCTTGCCGCGGCCGGGTGCCTGTTGTCGGCGATCGCGCCTTCGTACGGCGTGATGATCGCCGGCCGTGCACTGGCCGGATTTCTGGTCCCGTGTCTGTTTCTCGGCTACTCGCTGATCCGAGACGTGTTCCCGCCAAAGGCTGTTGCACTTGCGGTCAGCATCGCGACAACCGGCATGGGCCTGGTGGCCGTGCCGGCGCCGTTCCTGACCGGTTGGCTGATCGATGATTTCGGATTCCGCAGCATCTTCTGGTTTCTCTTCGCCGTGGTGGTCGCGATCGGGTTCGCGATTCTCGTCACCGTCGACGAGTCGCCGCTGAGGGTGAGGACAACCGTCGATCTGGTGGGCGCGGTGCTGCTCGGCGCGGGTCTCGCCGGAGTGTTGATCGGCGTCAGTTTCGGGCCGTCCTGGGGCTGGACCGCATCGTCGACCCTCACCTATCTCCTCGGTGGGGCGGCGTTGCTCGTCGCCTGGCTGGTGTCGGCGAGAACGGTTGCCGCACCATTGGTGGATCTGGACGTGCTGCGACGTCGTCCCGTGTATCTCACGACCATCAGCGCCGGCGTCGCTTATGGGATCTCCGGGCTGTTCGCGGTTCTGCTGCCGATGATGGTGATGGTGCCCGGAATGCTGGGCCTCGGGTACGGCTGGGGTCTGTCGGCAGAGGACTTTGCGCTGTTCCAGCTGCCTATGGTGATCGCGATTGTGACCGGCGGTCTCCTCGTCGGTGTGTTGGTGAGCCGCGGTATCGCTCCCCGGTTGCTCATGCTCGCGGGCCTCTCGCTGATGGCTCTCGGCATGCTCGTGGTGGCGTTCAACCATTCGGAGAAGTCGACGATCATCCTGGGAGCGGTGGTCCTCGGTCTGGGACAGGGTATGTCGTATGCGGCCGTTCCGAACCTGGTGATCGAGGCCGTGTCGCCCACGATGCAGGCCAGTACGGCCAGCATCGTCGCCGTGAGTCAGAGCATCTTCCCGGCGGTGCTGTCGGTGGTTGCGTTCACGGTGTTGAACAACTCGCACGTCGCGATGGTCGCGGAAGGCGCCACGTTCTATGACTCGGACGGATTCGAGCTGGCCTTCGTGATCGGTGCGATCGTGTCTGTCGTGGGCGCGCTGACCGCATTGGCCATGCCACGACGGGCACGTGATGAAATCGCCGAGACCACCGGGCTTCTGGGCGCTGCCTGA
- a CDS encoding ferredoxin--NADP reductase, with amino-acid sequence MTTVATRVAPPRSASVRVSRVVDETHDAKTIVLEVPAGRAHDFVYRPGQFLTLRIPSDRTGSVARCYSLASCPASDDALMVTVKRTSEGYGSNWLCDNVSAGDVVESLPPSGTFTPPSPDDDLLLWGAGSGITPLFSILKSTLATGSGRLTLIYANRDADSIIFAEQLRALATRHPDRLSVIHWLESVRERPTAEQLAGLAEPYADRHSYICGPAGFMATVRDAMARLDIPRSRVHTEVFASLRGDPFAGPPSVATAEHDDLDATTAHVDADGATHIITWPRSQNLVEAMLAHGLEVPYSCREGQCGTCACVVVDGDVTMADTGVLDEDDLQAGYVLACQARPTSPRARIRF; translated from the coding sequence ATGACCACGGTAGCCACCCGCGTGGCCCCGCCACGTTCCGCATCGGTCCGGGTCTCCCGGGTCGTCGACGAGACGCACGACGCGAAGACCATCGTGCTCGAAGTCCCCGCCGGCCGTGCGCACGACTTCGTCTACCGTCCCGGGCAGTTCCTGACCCTTCGCATCCCCAGTGACCGAACCGGGTCGGTGGCGCGGTGCTACTCGCTGGCCAGTTGTCCGGCCAGCGATGACGCGTTGATGGTCACGGTCAAACGCACTTCGGAAGGGTATGGTTCCAACTGGTTGTGCGACAACGTGTCCGCCGGCGATGTTGTCGAATCACTCCCGCCCTCCGGCACTTTCACCCCGCCCTCGCCCGATGACGACCTCCTGCTCTGGGGCGCCGGAAGCGGTATCACCCCGCTCTTCTCCATCCTCAAATCCACCCTCGCGACGGGGAGCGGGCGCCTGACCCTCATCTACGCCAACCGCGACGCAGACTCGATCATCTTCGCCGAGCAGCTACGCGCCCTCGCCACCCGACATCCCGACCGGCTGTCGGTGATCCACTGGCTCGAATCCGTCCGAGAGCGCCCCACTGCCGAGCAGCTGGCCGGGCTCGCCGAGCCGTACGCCGACCGACACTCCTACATCTGCGGACCTGCCGGATTCATGGCGACCGTTCGCGATGCGATGGCGAGACTCGACATACCCCGCTCCCGCGTGCACACCGAGGTCTTCGCATCGCTGCGCGGCGACCCGTTCGCCGGGCCCCCATCGGTTGCCACCGCGGAGCACGACGACCTCGACGCGACCACCGCGCACGTCGATGCCGACGGGGCCACGCACATCATCACCTGGCCGCGGTCGCAGAACCTCGTGGAGGCGATGCTCGCCCACGGACTCGAGGTTCCCTACTCGTGCCGCGAAGGCCAGTGCGGAACGTGCGCGTGTGTCGTCGTCGACGGCGACGTGACGATGGCCGACACCGGCGTGCTGGACGAGGACGATCTGCAGGCCGGTTATGTCCTGGCATGTCAGGCACGGCCCACGAGCCCGCGTGCCCGAATCCGATTCTGA